A section of the Bacteroidota bacterium genome encodes:
- a CDS encoding alpha-1,2-fucosyltransferase, with protein MIVVKLMGGLGNQLFQYAAAKSLAIKHRVDFKFDLSFLNENPNGAYTKRNYELSVFNINEKFVSESELAKIKKIRDSKLLRNLSYKFPNLFSTYYGKETKHSFNEQFKHFPANTYLDGFWQSENYFKDVAQDIRNDLYFKPPINDQNQTFLQRIKQTNSISIHVRRTDYVANENVLNFHGICTVDYYQKALDTILQKVESPTLFFFSDDPKWVETNLKFNLPSFYIDFNTGEKSYEDLRLMSACKHHIIANSSFSWWGAWLNPSKEKIVIAPKTWFADTSIDTSDVIPTDWIKI; from the coding sequence ATGATTGTAGTAAAACTCATGGGTGGCTTAGGCAACCAGCTTTTTCAATATGCTGCTGCAAAAAGTTTAGCAATAAAACATCGTGTCGATTTTAAATTCGATTTATCTTTTTTGAATGAAAATCCCAATGGAGCTTACACAAAAAGAAACTACGAACTTTCTGTTTTTAACATAAATGAAAAATTTGTTTCTGAATCGGAACTCGCAAAAATAAAAAAAATTAGAGACAGTAAATTACTACGAAATTTATCATATAAGTTTCCAAATTTATTTTCTACGTATTACGGAAAAGAGACAAAGCATAGCTTTAATGAGCAATTCAAGCATTTTCCGGCAAACACTTATTTAGATGGCTTTTGGCAAAGCGAGAACTATTTTAAAGATGTAGCACAAGATATTCGTAATGATTTATACTTCAAGCCACCAATTAATGATCAAAACCAGACATTCCTTCAAAGAATAAAACAAACTAATTCCATTAGTATTCATGTAAGGCGCACCGATTATGTTGCCAATGAGAACGTATTAAATTTTCATGGCATCTGTACTGTTGATTACTATCAAAAAGCATTGGATACAATTTTACAAAAAGTAGAATCCCCTACTCTATTCTTTTTTTCGGACGACCCAAAATGGGTAGAAACGAATTTAAAATTCAACCTCCCATCCTTTTACATTGATTTTAACACCGGAGAAAAGAGTTACGAAGATTTACGTTTAATGTCTGCCTGCAAGCATCACATTATTGCTAACAGTAGTTTTAGTTGGTGGGGCGCTTGGCTAAACCCAAGTAAAGAAAAGATTGTTATTGCTCCTAAAACATGGTTTGCAGACACTTCTATCGACACATCGGATGTTATTCCAACTGACTGGATAAAAATTTAA